A section of the Bradyrhizobium oligotrophicum S58 genome encodes:
- a CDS encoding LysR family transcriptional regulator, with protein MVTLKQLEALNWIAELGTFERAAAKLNTTQSAISKRVQELEASARVPLFDRSQRGARLTERGEQILALGRQMLALQDQILEMKDGRQTPARRLRLGATELSALTWLPRLVSAIRGAHPAVTIEPEVDNSRSLYDRLIEGSIDLIVIPDVFSDPEVTSVRLAEVQNVWTARPGLVRSRRPLGFDELGDHTILMQGRRSGSGLFFNKWLTANGVAFKHAISVDNLTALVGLAVAGLGISYLPQRCFRPLFEERKLTIVPVKPALPAVPYAAMYRNDRPSAFTAAVAELARKTCDFGRQLQG; from the coding sequence ATGGTCACTCTGAAGCAGCTCGAGGCCTTGAACTGGATCGCGGAGCTGGGCACGTTCGAGCGCGCCGCAGCCAAGCTCAACACGACACAATCGGCGATCTCGAAGCGCGTCCAAGAGCTAGAGGCCTCTGCGCGCGTCCCGCTGTTCGACCGCAGCCAGCGCGGCGCTCGCCTCACGGAACGAGGCGAACAGATCCTGGCTCTCGGCCGGCAGATGCTGGCATTGCAGGATCAGATCCTGGAGATGAAGGACGGGCGGCAGACGCCGGCCCGCCGTCTTCGTCTCGGGGCCACGGAACTGTCCGCGCTGACTTGGCTGCCGCGGCTGGTATCAGCCATTCGCGGAGCGCATCCCGCGGTGACGATCGAGCCCGAGGTGGACAACAGCCGGAGCCTGTACGATCGGCTCATCGAAGGCAGCATCGATCTCATCGTGATCCCGGATGTGTTTTCGGATCCAGAGGTGACGTCAGTCCGGCTGGCCGAGGTCCAGAACGTCTGGACCGCGCGCCCTGGCCTGGTCCGGTCGCGCCGGCCTCTCGGATTCGACGAGCTCGGCGACCATACAATCCTGATGCAGGGCCGCCGCTCGGGCTCCGGCCTGTTCTTCAACAAATGGCTCACGGCGAATGGCGTAGCCTTCAAGCACGCCATTTCAGTCGACAACCTGACCGCCCTGGTCGGACTTGCGGTGGCCGGCCTCGGCATCAGCTATCTGCCGCAACGCTGTTTCCGTCCGCTGTTCGAAGAGAGAAAGCTCACCATCGTGCCCGTCAAGCCGGCCCTGCCCGCCGTGCCCTATGCAGCCATGTATCGCAACGACAGACCCTCGGCCTTCACGGCCGCCGTCGCCGAGCTGGCGCGCAAGACCTGCGATTTCGGGCGTCAGCTGCAGGGGTGA
- a CDS encoding glycogen/starch/alpha-glucan phosphorylase, whose translation MTDQPSQRSFVSTGQPVDELAVAEIKSDVLAKLRLAIGKEASQATQQDWYHAAALTLRDRIVHRWLTADKESYDAGRKRVYYLSLEFLIGRLFTDALNNMGLMKVFEIALGDLGVGLMDLRKCEPDAALGNGGLGRLAACFMESMSTLQIPAIGYGIRYDFGLFRQVIVDGWQHEYPDVWLSFGNPWEFQRPEVVYHVHFGGGVEHVDDKGRARAVWHPGETVQAVAYDTPIVGWRGQHVNALRLWSARSPDPLKLDVFNSGDYLGASAEEARAEAICKFLYPNDESPAGRELRLRQEYFFVSASLQDLVKRHLGSDGQLRSLSQKAAVQLNDTHPSLAVAELMRILVDLHNFRWDEAWKVTVATLSYTNHTLLPEALETWPVELFERLLPRHLEIIYRINAQHLALAEQRAPGDIDYRASVSLIDEKSGRRVRMGQLAFVGSHRINGVSAMHSDLMKETVFHDLNHLYSGRITNKTNGITFRRWLMLANPKLTSLLQEACGDAIVDDPTLLSSLESYIADSGFHQKFRAVKHHNKVQLARLIGERMNVRLDPGALFDVQIKRIHEYKRQLLNILEAVALYQDMKDNPQADWVPRVKIFAGKAAASYRYAKLIIKLINDVAEVVNNDPAIGGKLKVVFMADYNVSLAEAIIPAADLSEQISTAGMEASGTGNMKLALNGALTIGTLDGANIEIRDNVGADNIAIFGMEAGDVMLRRQQGLDATDIIRRSPRLARAIDAIASGLFSPDEPGRFEPIAHALRHLDHYMVSADFDSYYEAQRGIDARWQTVPAWTRASILNVARMAWFSSDRTIREYADDIWNVPVGPVAAAPAHAQRA comes from the coding sequence GTGACAGATCAGCCGTCTCAGCGCAGCTTCGTAAGCACCGGCCAGCCCGTCGACGAATTGGCGGTGGCGGAGATCAAGAGCGACGTCCTCGCCAAGCTTCGGCTCGCGATCGGCAAGGAGGCAAGCCAGGCGACGCAACAGGACTGGTATCACGCCGCCGCGCTCACCTTGCGCGACCGCATCGTGCATCGCTGGCTCACCGCGGACAAAGAGAGTTACGATGCCGGCCGCAAGCGCGTCTATTATCTCAGCCTGGAATTCCTGATCGGCCGCCTGTTCACCGACGCGCTCAACAACATGGGCCTGATGAAGGTGTTCGAGATCGCACTCGGCGATCTCGGCGTCGGCCTGATGGACCTGCGCAAATGCGAGCCGGACGCTGCGCTCGGCAATGGCGGCCTGGGGCGGCTCGCGGCCTGCTTCATGGAGAGCATGTCGACGTTGCAGATCCCGGCGATCGGCTACGGCATCCGGTATGATTTCGGCTTGTTCCGGCAGGTGATCGTCGACGGCTGGCAGCACGAATATCCCGACGTCTGGCTGTCGTTCGGCAATCCCTGGGAATTTCAGCGCCCCGAGGTGGTCTATCACGTGCATTTCGGCGGTGGCGTCGAGCATGTCGACGACAAGGGCCGCGCCCGCGCCGTCTGGCATCCCGGCGAGACCGTGCAGGCCGTCGCCTATGACACGCCGATCGTCGGCTGGCGCGGCCAGCACGTGAATGCGCTCCGGCTGTGGTCGGCGCGCTCGCCCGATCCGCTCAAGCTCGACGTGTTCAACTCAGGCGACTATCTCGGCGCATCGGCCGAAGAGGCGCGCGCGGAAGCGATCTGCAAGTTCCTCTATCCGAACGACGAGAGTCCGGCGGGACGCGAGCTGCGGCTGCGCCAGGAATATTTCTTCGTCTCGGCCTCGCTGCAGGATCTCGTCAAGCGCCATCTCGGCTCCGACGGGCAGCTCCGCAGCCTGTCGCAGAAGGCCGCCGTGCAGCTCAACGATACGCATCCGTCGCTCGCTGTCGCCGAGCTGATGCGCATCCTGGTCGACCTGCATAATTTCCGCTGGGACGAGGCCTGGAAGGTCACGGTCGCGACCTTGTCCTACACCAACCACACGCTGCTGCCGGAAGCGCTCGAGACCTGGCCGGTCGAACTGTTCGAGCGGCTGCTGCCGCGGCATCTCGAGATCATCTACCGCATCAACGCCCAGCATCTCGCGCTCGCCGAGCAGCGCGCGCCCGGCGATATCGACTATCGCGCCTCGGTGTCGCTGATCGACGAGAAGAGCGGCCGCCGCGTGCGCATGGGCCAGCTCGCCTTCGTCGGCTCGCACCGCATCAACGGCGTCTCGGCGATGCATTCGGACCTGATGAAGGAGACCGTGTTCCACGATCTCAACCATCTCTATTCCGGCCGCATCACCAACAAGACCAACGGCATCACCTTCCGCCGCTGGCTCATGCTGGCCAATCCAAAGCTGACCAGCCTGCTGCAGGAGGCCTGCGGCGATGCCATCGTCGACGATCCGACGCTGCTGTCGAGCCTCGAAAGCTACATTGCCGACAGCGGCTTCCACCAGAAGTTCCGCGCCGTGAAGCACCACAACAAGGTGCAGCTCGCACGTCTCATCGGCGAGCGCATGAACGTGCGCCTCGACCCCGGCGCGCTGTTCGACGTGCAGATCAAGCGCATCCACGAATACAAGCGCCAGCTGCTCAACATTCTCGAAGCGGTCGCGCTGTATCAGGACATGAAGGACAATCCCCAGGCCGACTGGGTGCCGCGGGTCAAGATCTTCGCCGGCAAGGCGGCGGCGAGCTATCGCTATGCCAAGCTCATCATCAAGCTGATCAACGACGTCGCCGAGGTTGTCAACAACGATCCCGCGATCGGCGGCAAGCTCAAGGTCGTGTTCATGGCCGACTATAATGTCAGCCTGGCGGAAGCGATCATCCCCGCGGCCGACCTGTCGGAGCAGATCTCGACCGCCGGCATGGAGGCCTCCGGCACGGGCAACATGAAGCTGGCGCTGAACGGCGCCCTCACCATCGGCACGCTGGACGGCGCCAATATCGAGATCCGCGACAATGTCGGCGCCGACAACATCGCGATCTTCGGCATGGAGGCCGGCGACGTCATGCTCCGCCGCCAGCAGGGCCTCGACGCCACCGACATCATCCGCCGCTCGCCGCGGCTGGCGCGCGCGATCGATGCGATCGCCTCCGGCCTGTTCTCGCCGGACGAGCCCGGCCGGTTCGAGCCGATCGCGCATGCGCTGCGCCATCTCGACCACTACATGGTCTCGGCCGATTTCGATTCCTACTACGAGGCCCAGCGCGGCATCGACGCACGCTGGCAGACCGTGCCGGCCTGGACCCGCGCCTCGATTCTCAACGTCGCGCGCATGGCCTGGTTCTCTTCCGACCGCACCATCCGCGAATATGCCGACGACATCTGGAACGTGCCGGTCGGGCCGGTTGCGGCAGCGCCCGCGCATGCGCAGCGGGCGTGA
- a CDS encoding RraA family protein, whose amino-acid sequence MAHEESPPAAQADPAILAAFKTAATAVISDNLQRLPGAASLRSFYTGAPMVGIALTVNTAPGDNLFIHRALECVKPGDVIVVNGGGDETRALVGEIIAAIARQRGAAGIVVDGAIRDSAVLMSSDFPVFARAINHRGPYKNGPGAINVPVSIGGMIVAPRDVVVGDADGVVAFPQAIAAELLNAVRAQEQREAEILESIRAGNYRGAYAE is encoded by the coding sequence ATGGCCCATGAAGAATCACCGCCCGCCGCGCAGGCCGATCCTGCAATCCTGGCTGCCTTCAAGACCGCTGCCACCGCGGTGATCAGTGACAATCTGCAGCGGCTGCCCGGGGCTGCGAGCTTGAGGTCGTTCTATACGGGCGCGCCGATGGTGGGGATCGCGCTGACGGTGAACACGGCGCCGGGAGACAACCTCTTCATCCATCGGGCGCTCGAATGCGTCAAGCCGGGCGATGTCATCGTCGTCAATGGCGGGGGCGACGAGACACGGGCCTTGGTCGGGGAGATCATTGCTGCCATCGCCAGGCAGCGTGGTGCGGCCGGAATCGTGGTTGACGGCGCCATCAGGGATTCCGCCGTACTCATGAGCTCCGACTTCCCGGTGTTCGCAAGGGCCATCAATCACCGCGGTCCCTATAAGAATGGTCCTGGCGCGATCAACGTGCCGGTGTCGATCGGCGGGATGATCGTCGCACCGCGCGACGTGGTGGTCGGCGATGCCGACGGCGTCGTCGCTTTCCCGCAGGCGATCGCCGCCGAGTTGCTGAACGCCGTCCGCGCCCAGGAGCAGCGTGAAGCGGAGATCCTGGAAAGCATCCGCGCAGGGAATTATCGCGGCGCCTATGCCGAGTAG
- the polA gene encoding DNA polymerase I, with protein MPKAPQKAAVPPAAPVPAAKSAAKGDHVFLVDGSSYIFRAYHALPPLNRKSDGLQVNAVLGFCNMLWKLLRDMPETDRPTHLAIVFDKSEVTFRNKIYGDYKAHRPPAPDDLIPQFALIREAVHAFDLPCLEQSGFEADDLIATYARLACERGATTTIVSSDKDLMQLVNDCVTMYDTMKDRRIGIAEVIEKFGVPPEKVVEVQALAGDSTDNVPGVPGIGIKTAAQLITDYGDLESLLARATEIKQPKRREALIENAEKARISRQLVLLDDKVALDVPLDDLAVHEPDPRKLIAFLKAMEFTTLTRRVADYSRIDPADVSADEHLKSGGGAPPPPAGEVGSRSDPGGGMPAAGAPTPPSPASGGGRRGGDARTDKSAMSKGTPASLAESRAEAAKSARIDRDKYQTLRSLPELNAWLARVHDLGRVTLDVKASSIDPMQASLCGIALALAPNDACYIPLSHRQAGDGGGLFDAGLAPDQINARDALAALKPILESDGLLKIGFNIKFAAVLLAQHGIIIANADDVQLMSYALDAGRGSQKLDSLAEHVLGHAVISEGELIGSGRNKLTFEQVAIDRATAHSAEAADVIHRLWRVLKPRLVAERMTAVYETLERPLVPVLARMERRGISIDRQVLSRLSGDFAQTAARVEAELQELAGEPINVGSPKQIGDILFGKMGLSGGTKTKTGAWSTSASILDDLAEQGNDFARKILEWRQVSKLKSTYTDALPTYVNPQTHRVHTTYALAATTTGRLSSNEPNLQNIPVRTEDGRKIRRAFIATPGHKLVSADYSQIELRLLAEIADIPVLKQAFKDGLDIHAMTASEMFGVPIKDMPSEVRRRAKAINFGIIYGISAFGLANQLGIAREEASAYIKRYFERFPGIRAYMDETREFCRKNGYVVTLFGRKCHYPEIKASNASVRAFNERAAINARLQGTAADIIRRAMTRVEEALAQKKLSAQMLLQVHDELIFEVPDDEVAATLPVVQHVMQDAPFPAVLLSVPLHVDARAADNWDEAH; from the coding sequence ATGCCCAAAGCTCCCCAGAAAGCCGCCGTCCCGCCCGCCGCCCCTGTGCCCGCTGCCAAGAGCGCGGCCAAGGGCGACCATGTGTTCCTGGTCGACGGCTCGTCCTACATCTTCCGCGCCTATCACGCGCTGCCGCCGCTCAACCGTAAATCCGACGGGCTGCAGGTCAACGCCGTGCTCGGCTTCTGCAACATGCTGTGGAAGCTGCTGCGCGACATGCCCGAGACCGACCGGCCGACACATCTGGCGATCGTGTTCGACAAGTCCGAGGTCACGTTCCGCAACAAGATCTATGGCGACTACAAGGCCCATCGGCCGCCGGCCCCCGATGATCTGATCCCGCAATTCGCGCTGATCCGCGAGGCCGTGCACGCCTTCGACCTGCCGTGCCTGGAACAGAGCGGCTTCGAGGCCGACGACCTGATCGCGACCTATGCACGGCTCGCCTGCGAGCGCGGTGCCACCACCACCATCGTGTCCTCCGACAAGGATTTGATGCAGCTCGTCAACGACTGCGTCACGATGTACGACACGATGAAGGACCGCCGCATCGGCATCGCCGAGGTGATCGAGAAGTTCGGCGTGCCGCCGGAGAAGGTGGTCGAGGTGCAGGCGCTGGCCGGCGATTCCACCGACAACGTGCCGGGCGTGCCCGGCATCGGCATCAAGACCGCCGCGCAGCTGATCACCGACTATGGCGATCTCGAAAGCCTGCTGGCGCGCGCGACCGAGATCAAGCAGCCGAAGCGGCGCGAGGCGCTGATCGAGAATGCCGAGAAGGCGCGGATCTCGCGCCAGCTGGTGCTGCTCGACGACAAGGTCGCGCTCGACGTGCCGCTCGACGATCTCGCGGTGCACGAGCCCGATCCGCGCAAGCTGATCGCGTTCCTGAAGGCGATGGAGTTCACCACGCTGACGCGGCGTGTCGCTGATTATTCGCGGATCGATCCGGCCGACGTGTCGGCGGATGAGCATCTGAAGAGTGGCGGTGGTGCACCTCCCCCGCCTGCGGGGGAGGTCGGATCGCGGAGCGATCCGGGTGGGGGCATGCCCGCGGCAGGTGCCCCCACCCCGCCCTCCCCCGCAAGCGGGGGAGGGAGACGAGGCGGCGATGCCAGGACCGACAAATCCGCCATGAGCAAGGGCACGCCGGCGAGCCTCGCCGAGTCCAGGGCCGAGGCAGCGAAGAGCGCGCGGATCGATCGCGACAAATATCAGACCCTGCGCAGCCTGCCCGAGCTGAACGCCTGGCTTGCCCGCGTCCACGATCTCGGCCGGGTCACGCTTGACGTGAAAGCAAGCTCGATCGACCCGATGCAGGCGAGCCTGTGCGGCATCGCGCTGGCGCTGGCGCCGAACGATGCCTGCTACATTCCGCTGTCGCACCGCCAGGCCGGCGATGGCGGCGGGCTGTTCGATGCGGGGCTGGCGCCCGACCAGATCAACGCGCGCGACGCGCTTGCGGCGCTCAAGCCGATCCTGGAATCCGACGGCCTGCTCAAGATCGGCTTCAACATCAAGTTCGCCGCCGTGCTGCTCGCGCAACACGGCATCATCATCGCCAACGCCGACGACGTGCAGCTGATGAGCTACGCGCTCGATGCCGGTCGCGGATCGCAAAAGCTGGATTCGCTGGCCGAGCACGTGCTCGGCCACGCCGTCATCAGTGAAGGCGAGCTGATCGGCAGCGGCCGGAACAAGCTCACCTTCGAGCAGGTCGCAATCGACCGCGCCACCGCGCATTCCGCCGAAGCGGCCGACGTCATCCATCGGCTGTGGCGGGTGCTGAAGCCGCGGCTGGTGGCCGAGCGCATGACCGCCGTCTATGAGACGCTGGAGCGGCCGCTGGTGCCGGTGCTGGCACGCATGGAGCGGCGCGGCATCTCGATCGACCGCCAGGTGCTGTCGCGGCTGTCCGGCGATTTTGCCCAGACGGCGGCGCGCGTCGAGGCTGAGCTGCAAGAGTTGGCCGGCGAGCCGATCAATGTCGGCAGCCCGAAGCAGATCGGCGACATCCTGTTCGGCAAGATGGGCCTTTCGGGCGGCACCAAGACCAAGACCGGCGCCTGGTCGACATCGGCGTCGATTCTCGATGACCTCGCCGAGCAGGGCAACGATTTCGCGCGCAAGATCCTGGAATGGCGCCAGGTCTCGAAGCTGAAATCGACCTACACCGATGCGCTGCCGACCTATGTCAACCCGCAGACGCACCGCGTGCACACCACCTACGCGCTGGCCGCGACCACCACGGGCCGGCTGTCGTCGAACGAGCCGAACCTGCAGAACATCCCGGTGCGCACCGAGGACGGCCGCAAGATCCGCCGCGCTTTCATCGCGACACCGGGGCACAAGCTGGTGTCGGCCGACTACTCGCAGATCGAACTGCGGCTGCTCGCGGAGATCGCCGACATTCCGGTGCTGAAGCAGGCCTTCAAGGACGGGCTCGACATCCACGCGATGACGGCGTCCGAGATGTTCGGCGTGCCGATCAAGGACATGCCGAGCGAGGTCCGCCGTCGTGCCAAGGCGATCAATTTCGGCATCATCTACGGCATCTCGGCGTTCGGCCTCGCCAACCAGCTCGGCATCGCCCGCGAGGAGGCCTCGGCCTACATCAAGCGCTATTTCGAGCGCTTCCCGGGCATCCGCGCCTACATGGACGAGACCCGCGAGTTCTGCCGCAAGAACGGCTATGTCGTCACGCTGTTCGGCCGCAAGTGCCACTACCCGGAGATCAAGGCGTCGAACGCCTCGGTGCGCGCCTTCAACGAGCGCGCCGCGATCAACGCCCGGCTGCAAGGCACCGCCGCCGACATCATCCGCCGCGCGATGACGCGGGTCGAGGAGGCGCTGGCGCAAAAGAAGCTCTCGGCCCAGATGCTGCTGCAGGTGCATGACGAATTGATCTTCGAAGTCCCGGACGATGAAGTCGCCGCGACCTTGCCTGTGGTGCAGCACGTGATGCAGGACGCCCCATTCCCGGCCGTGCTGCTGTCGGTGCCGCTGCACGTCGACGCCCGCGCTGCTGATAATTGGGACGAGGCGCATTGA
- the pyrE gene encoding orotate phosphoribosyltransferase produces MSKSASRARLLEIIRRRSFGRGEVTLASGRKSDFYFNLKPTMMDPEGATLLAELTYEALKDEGFDYIGGLEMGAVPLAGAIAQISWIKGHPIAAFFVRKKPKEHGARLAIEGLTRDESLAGKRIVVVEDVTTTGGSAMKAVEALREAGAEVALVFTMVDREEGAEEAFAEARLPFRALYKAREFL; encoded by the coding sequence GTGTCCAAATCCGCCTCCCGCGCCCGCCTCCTCGAGATCATCCGCAGGCGCTCGTTCGGCCGTGGCGAGGTCACGCTGGCCTCCGGCCGCAAGAGCGACTTCTACTTCAACCTCAAGCCGACCATGATGGACCCGGAGGGCGCCACCCTGCTCGCTGAGCTCACCTATGAGGCGCTGAAGGACGAGGGCTTCGATTATATCGGCGGGCTGGAGATGGGCGCGGTGCCGCTGGCCGGCGCGATCGCGCAGATCTCCTGGATCAAGGGCCATCCGATCGCGGCTTTCTTCGTGCGCAAGAAGCCGAAGGAGCATGGCGCCAGGCTCGCCATCGAGGGGCTGACCCGGGACGAGAGCCTGGCCGGCAAGCGCATCGTCGTGGTCGAGGACGTCACCACCACCGGCGGCTCGGCGATGAAGGCGGTGGAAGCGCTGCGCGAGGCCGGCGCCGAGGTGGCGCTGGTGTTCACGATGGTCGACCGCGAGGAAGGCGCCGAGGAGGCCTTCGCCGAGGCCCGCCTGCCGTTCCGCGCGCTCTACAAGGCGCGCGAGTTTCTCTAA
- a CDS encoding DUF2865 domain-containing protein has translation MRSVLSFRRMPRPVAATTAIAVAVIALTPPMASAQGLFDFLFSGFNKPASQRPAPQGGLFADPFGTNPQAPAQPRAASGGSGAAFCVRSCDGRYFPLTRGLASPVQMCQAFCPASATKVYFGSNIDYATAANGERYADSENAFAYRQALRADCTCNGRDPAGLAPVDLSLDTSLRPGDVVATSDGLVAYSGARGSGGQPVDFKPVASYPGLNSDMRARLNEMKVAPVRAEMLAADALAAMPPPEANVSNASVAPPMTIAPKPATGRAKRADVD, from the coding sequence TTGCGTAGCGTGTTGTCGTTTCGACGGATGCCCCGCCCCGTGGCGGCCACGACCGCCATCGCCGTCGCGGTGATCGCGCTGACGCCGCCGATGGCGTCGGCCCAGGGCCTGTTCGACTTCCTGTTCAGCGGTTTCAACAAGCCGGCGTCACAGCGGCCGGCGCCGCAAGGCGGCTTGTTCGCCGACCCGTTCGGCACCAATCCGCAAGCGCCGGCGCAGCCGCGCGCGGCCTCCGGCGGCTCGGGCGCGGCGTTCTGCGTGCGCAGCTGCGACGGCCGCTATTTCCCGTTGACGCGCGGTCTCGCCTCACCGGTGCAGATGTGCCAGGCGTTCTGCCCGGCGAGCGCCACCAAGGTCTATTTCGGCTCCAACATCGACTACGCGACAGCAGCCAATGGCGAGCGCTATGCCGACAGCGAGAATGCGTTCGCCTACCGCCAGGCGCTGCGCGCCGACTGCACCTGCAACGGCCGCGATCCGGCCGGGCTGGCACCGGTCGATCTGTCGCTCGACACCTCGCTGCGCCCCGGCGACGTGGTCGCGACCAGCGACGGGCTGGTCGCCTATTCCGGCGCGCGCGGCAGCGGCGGCCAGCCGGTCGACTTCAAGCCGGTCGCATCCTATCCCGGACTGAACTCGGACATGCGCGCGCGGCTGAACGAGATGAAGGTGGCGCCGGTGCGCGCCGAGATGCTGGCGGCCGATGCTCTGGCAGCCATGCCGCCGCCCGAGGCCAATGTGAGTAATGCCAGCGTCGCGCCGCCGATGACGATCGCACCGAAGCCTGCCACGGGCCGCGCCAAGCGCGCGGACGTGGATTGA
- a CDS encoding glycosyltransferase family 87 protein: MTVTSSAASRQISVRPTLLILLLTAFCLYNVLYLARWWPASSQPGFGDFFGLWSFGKFAALAGAGIYDPFALADYQQKLDPTLDGGGFPYPYPPTFLLALIPLGMMALPVAYVCWISVTFALYGLATLGRAWRSLSGLALLAAPTTLINAIAGQNGFLSAALLIGGLRLLTSHPATAGVLLGLLAYKPQFVLLMPVVLLASRNWRAILAAVATTLIVAVITSAALDWSIWPLWVARFPVYQALLQANQGSLIHMMPTVMAGIHAIGAPPALGYGIQLVLSCAVVVVVWDAWRRGMTDRAIALVAIGSIIVTPYAMIYDMPMVAAAIAIHWKARVDAGEAVAPLEIGVVIALAACALAMISHSLPFVAAILMVLLFLSVTGVFSRAGRLAASHVRSPAAT, from the coding sequence ATGACCGTGACTTCATCCGCAGCATCCAGACAGATCAGCGTTCGCCCGACACTGCTGATTCTGCTGCTGACGGCCTTCTGTCTCTACAACGTCCTTTATCTCGCGCGCTGGTGGCCGGCCTCGTCGCAGCCGGGCTTCGGCGACTTCTTCGGCCTGTGGTCGTTCGGCAAATTCGCAGCACTTGCAGGCGCAGGCATCTACGATCCGTTCGCGCTGGCCGACTATCAGCAGAAGCTGGACCCCACGCTCGATGGCGGCGGCTTCCCCTACCCCTATCCGCCGACCTTCCTGCTGGCGCTGATTCCGCTGGGCATGATGGCGTTGCCGGTTGCGTATGTCTGCTGGATCTCCGTGACGTTCGCGCTCTACGGCCTGGCGACGCTGGGCCGCGCGTGGCGCTCGCTGTCCGGCCTTGCCCTGCTCGCCGCGCCGACCACGCTGATCAACGCGATCGCGGGCCAGAACGGCTTCCTCTCGGCGGCGCTGCTGATCGGCGGACTACGCCTCCTCACGAGCCACCCGGCGACGGCGGGCGTCCTGCTCGGCCTGCTCGCCTACAAGCCGCAATTTGTGCTGCTGATGCCGGTCGTTCTGCTGGCCTCGCGCAATTGGCGCGCGATCCTCGCGGCGGTTGCTACGACCCTGATCGTCGCTGTCATCACCAGCGCTGCGCTCGACTGGTCGATCTGGCCACTTTGGGTCGCCCGCTTTCCAGTTTATCAGGCCCTGCTGCAGGCCAACCAGGGCAGCCTGATTCACATGATGCCGACGGTGATGGCAGGCATCCATGCGATCGGCGCGCCGCCCGCCCTCGGCTACGGGATCCAGCTCGTGTTGTCCTGCGCTGTCGTCGTGGTGGTCTGGGACGCGTGGCGGCGCGGCATGACGGACCGGGCGATCGCGCTGGTTGCGATCGGCAGCATCATCGTCACGCCGTATGCGATGATCTACGACATGCCGATGGTGGCCGCAGCAATCGCGATCCATTGGAAGGCGCGGGTCGATGCCGGTGAAGCAGTCGCGCCGCTGGAGATCGGCGTGGTGATCGCGCTGGCGGCCTGCGCGCTCGCCATGATCAGTCATTCCCTGCCGTTCGTGGCGGCGATCCTGATGGTCTTGTTGTTCCTGAGCGTGACAGGCGTGTTTAGTCGGGCTGGTCGGCTGGCCGCATCGCACGTCCGATCGCCAGCGGCGACGTGA
- a CDS encoding amino acid ABC transporter substrate-binding protein, whose amino-acid sequence MRIWGILLTAVLAANAASAEELTGTLQKIKETNRIAIGFQESSVPFSYLDGNQKPVGYALDICARIAEAVKTELRLPNLTIETVPVTSSNRIPLMTNGTIDLLCASTTNNAERQKLVAFANTHFLSATRFAAKKSLSIDTIEDLKGKTAVAIAGSTNIAQLNKVNVERKLGINIVPAKDQAEAFLMLETDRAQAYVLDDVQLAVAIARSKDPAAYAISKDEFSKPEPFGIMLRKDDAPFKAIADRVTAQLYQSPDIEAIYRKWFESPVPPIGINFNYPMPSALRAAFKKPSSSPDPDAYVLN is encoded by the coding sequence ATGCGCATCTGGGGAATTCTGTTGACGGCCGTGCTTGCCGCAAACGCTGCGAGCGCCGAGGAGCTGACGGGCACGCTTCAGAAGATAAAGGAGACCAACCGGATCGCGATCGGCTTCCAGGAATCATCTGTGCCGTTCAGCTACCTGGACGGCAACCAGAAGCCGGTCGGCTATGCGCTCGATATCTGCGCGCGCATCGCGGAAGCCGTCAAGACGGAGCTCCGGCTGCCCAACCTCACCATCGAGACCGTTCCGGTGACGTCCTCCAACCGCATTCCGCTGATGACGAACGGCACGATCGACCTGCTGTGCGCATCCACCACCAACAACGCCGAACGCCAGAAGCTCGTTGCCTTCGCCAATACGCACTTTCTCAGCGCTACGCGCTTTGCCGCCAAGAAGTCGCTGTCGATCGACACGATCGAGGATCTGAAAGGCAAGACCGCCGTCGCGATCGCCGGATCGACCAACATCGCGCAGCTGAACAAGGTCAATGTGGAGCGCAAGCTCGGCATCAACATCGTTCCGGCCAAGGATCAAGCCGAGGCGTTCCTGATGCTGGAGACCGACCGCGCGCAGGCCTATGTGCTCGATGACGTCCAGCTCGCGGTCGCGATCGCGCGGTCCAAGGACCCCGCGGCATACGCGATCAGCAAGGACGAGTTCTCGAAGCCGGAGCCGTTCGGCATCATGCTGCGCAAGGACGATGCGCCGTTCAAGGCCATCGCCGACCGTGTCACGGCCCAGCTCTACCAGAGCCCGGACATCGAGGCGATCTACAGGAAGTGGTTCGAATCGCCTGTCCCACCGATCGGGATCAATTTCAATTATCCGATGCCGTCGGCCCTGCGCGCCGCATTCAAGAAGCCCAGCAGCAGCCCCGATCCGGATGCCTACGTACTTAACTGA